A genome region from Colwellia sp. Arc7-D includes the following:
- a CDS encoding FadR/GntR family transcriptional regulator: MKSSTAKTPRLYQQVAEKLLTLIESEQYTVGMRLPAERDLAAMFTVSRPTIREAVIALELEGYVEVRMGSGVYIVEHNKGKSRFSDKDVGPFELTEARALFEGEAAALAATMITDEELAQLSQTLNEMACENNNDIDSHEAADKKFHMIIATATNNSAISAVIEGLWDERDSSALTKRMYQTVRDSGVKPSVDEHRAIYEALKSRDAQAARALMREHLMRVIDGILQATEVEAVEAARKQVIKSRERFSKTRALT; this comes from the coding sequence ATGAAGTCATCAACAGCAAAAACGCCACGCCTTTACCAACAAGTGGCCGAAAAGTTACTTACTCTCATTGAGTCAGAACAATATACCGTTGGCATGCGTTTACCTGCTGAACGTGATTTAGCGGCAATGTTTACCGTTAGCCGACCAACGATTCGTGAAGCTGTTATAGCACTTGAATTAGAAGGTTATGTTGAAGTTCGTATGGGTTCTGGTGTGTATATTGTTGAGCACAATAAAGGAAAAAGCCGTTTTTCTGATAAAGATGTTGGGCCTTTTGAGTTAACAGAAGCTAGAGCTTTATTCGAAGGTGAGGCCGCCGCATTGGCCGCTACTATGATAACGGATGAAGAGTTAGCCCAACTTTCGCAAACGCTAAATGAGATGGCCTGTGAAAACAATAATGATATAGACAGTCATGAAGCCGCTGATAAAAAATTTCATATGATTATTGCAACAGCGACTAACAACAGTGCAATAAGTGCTGTTATTGAGGGGCTATGGGATGAACGAGACAGTTCTGCCCTTACTAAACGCATGTATCAAACTGTGCGAGATAGTGGTGTTAAACCCTCTGTTGATGAGCATAGAGCAATATACGAAGCACTAAAGTCACGTGATGCTCAAGCTGCACGAGCCTTGATGCGTGAGCACTTAATGCGAGTAATCGATGGCATTTTACAAGCAACCGAAGTTGAGGCTGTAGAGGCTGCTCGTAAACAAGTGATTAAAAGTCGTGAAAGGTTTAGTAAAACCCGTGCGCTTACTTAA